The Glycine soja cultivar W05 chromosome 8, ASM419377v2, whole genome shotgun sequence genome has a window encoding:
- the LOC114424646 gene encoding ABC transporter G family member 11-like, with translation MSSILQPNASDCESNNSSKILPPLLEFDTSFEVELERIKSVETGKDGEEDQEEGVFLTWEDLWVTVSNGKNGRKPILQGLKGYAKPGKLLAIMGPSGCGKSTLLDALAGRLGSKTKQTGKILINGRKQALAYGASAYVTEDDTILTTLTVKEAVYYSANLQLPDSMSKSEKQERADFTIREMGLQDAINTRIGGWGSKGASGGQKRRVSICIEILTHPRLLFLDEPTSGLDSAASYHVMSRISNLNKKDGIQRTIIASIHQPSNEIFKLFPNLCLLSSGKTVYFGPTSAANKFFSSNGFPCSSLHSPSDHFVKTINKDFERDPEKGLAGGLSTEEAIHVLAKSYDSSEICHQVQNEIAQIKKRDSDAMDKKCHADFSTQCLILTRRSFLNMYREVGYYWLRLLIYGALALSLGTLFFDIGSSSESIQARGSLLVFVVTFLTFITVGGFPSFVEEMKVFERERLNGHYGVTAFTIGNTLSSVPFLLLMSLIPGALVYYLVGLHQGHEHFVYFIFMLFTSLFLVEGLMMIVASMVPNFLMGIIVGSGILGIMMLDGGFYRLPSDIPKPFWRYPLHYISFHKYAYQGLFKNEFQGLTFPSNQVGAHMTISGEHILRHIWQMEVNYSKWVDVGILVGMAVLYRILFMVIIKSFEKLKSVATAINCPQANFGFTKVTRSSEID, from the exons ATGAGCTCTATACTTCAACCTAATGCTAGTGATTGTGAATCAAACAATAGCTCAAAAATTCTGCCACCCCTTTTAGAATTTGATACCTCATTTGAGGTAGAATTAGAAAGGATCAAATCAGTAGAAACTGGTAAAGATGGTGAGGAAGATCAAGAGGAGGGTGTTTTCTTGACGTGGGAGGACTTGTGGGTGACAGTTTCAAATGGAAAAAATGGAAGGAAACCAATACTTCAGGGTCTAAAAGGCTATGCCAAACCAGGGAAACTCTTGGCCATAATGGGTCCCTCTGGCTGTGGCAAGTCAACACTTCTTGATGCTTTAGCAG GAAGGTTAGGTTCAAAGACAAAGCAAACAGGGAAGATCCTAATCAATGGCAGGAAACAAGCATTAGCTTATGGAGCATCT GCATATGTAACAGAAGATGATACTATTTTGACAACTCTAACGGTTAAAGAAGCAGTATACTACTCAGCTAACCTTCAATTGCCAGATTCCATGTCAAAGTCAGAAAAACAGGAGAGAGCAGATTTCACAATCAGAGAAATGGGTCTGCAAGATGCCATTAACACCAGAATTGGAGGGTGGGGATCTAAAGGCGCTAGTGGCGGGCAAAAGAGGAGAGTTAGCATTTGCATTGAGATCTTAACACATCCCAGGCTTCTCTTCCTTGATGAACCCACTAGTGGACTTGATAGTGCAGCTTCTTATCATGTGATGAGTAGAATATCCAACTTGAACAAAAAGGATGGCATTCAAAGGACTATTATTGCATCAATCCATCAGCCAagtaatgaaatttttaaactttttcccAACCTTTGCCTTCTCTCTTCTGGGAAAACAGTTTACTTTGGACCTACTTCTGCTGCAAACAAG TTTTTCTCATCAAATGGTTTTCCATGCTCAAGTCTTCATAGTCCTTCTGATCACTTCGTAAAAACCATTAACAAGGATTTTGAACGG GACCCAGAGAAAGGATTAGCTGGAGGGCTAAGCACAGAAGAAGCAATTCATGTTCTTGCAAAATCATATGATTCATCTGAGATTTGTCACCAAGTTCAAAATGAAATAGCCCAAATAAAGAAAAGG GACTCGGACGCAATGGATAAGAAATGCCATGCTGACTTTTCAACTCAATGCCTCATTCTTACAAGAAGATCTTTTCTGAACATGTACCGCGAAGTAGGCTATTACTGGTTACGCCTACTCATCTATGGTGCCTTGGCATTAAGTCTTGGTACCTTGTTCTTTGACATTGGTTCAAGCAGTGAATCAATTCAG GCCAGAGGTTCACTGCTTGTGTTTGTTGTTACATTCCTGACCTTCATAACTGTTGGAGGTTTCCCTTCTTTTGTGGAGGAAATGAAG GTGTTTGAAAGAGAAAGACTAAATGGGCATTATGGTGTCACTGCATTTACCATTGGAAACACATTATCTTCTGTTCCATTTTTGCTGTTGATGTCATTGATCCCAGGAGCACTGGTTTATTACCTAGTTGGACTTCACCAAGGACATGAACATTTTGTGTACTTTATATTTATGCTTTTCACTTCCCTCTTCTTGGTTGAGGGTCTCATGATGATTGTTGCAAGCATGGTTCCCAATTTCTTGATGGGTATAATCGTTGGTTCGGGAATTTTGGGCATAATGATGTTAGATGGTGGGTTCTATAGGCTTCCAAGTGACATTCCTAAGCCATTTTGGAGATACCCTTTGCACTACATTTCCTTCCACAAGTATGCCTACCAAGGATTGTTCAAGAATGAATTTCAAGGTCTAACATTCCCTAGCAATCAAGTTGGAGCACACATGACAATTAGTGGTGAACATATTCTGAGACACATATGGCAAATGGAAGTTAATTATTCAAAGTGGGTGGATGTTGGTATCTTGGTAGGAATGGCAGTTCTATATCGAATTCTATTTATGGTTATCATCAAGAGCTTTGAGAAGTTGAAGTCTGTTGCTACAGCAATTAATTGTCCCCAAGCAAACTTTGGGTTCACCAAAGTGACAAGGAGCAGTGAAATTGATTAG